The following nucleotide sequence is from uncultured Roseateles sp..
AGCAACTGAGCGCGCTGAATCCGGGCCTGGTGATGCTGCGCATCTCCGGCTACGGCCAGACCGGCCCCTACCGCGACCTGCCCGGCTTCGGCGCCATCGGCGAGGCCATGGGCGGCCTGCGCCACCTGACCGGCGAACCGGGCCGGGTGCCGGTGCGCGTGGGCGTGTCGATCGGCGACACGCTGGCCGCGCTGCACGGCGTGATCGGCGTGCTGACCGCCCTGTACCACCGCAAGGTCAACGGCGGCCAGGGTCAGGTCATCGACGTGGCCCTGCACGAGGCGGTGTTCAACGTGATGGAAAGCCTGATTCCCGAGTACAGCGCCTTCGGTGCGGTGCGCGAAGCCGCCGGCAGCGCCCTGCCCGGCATTGCGCCGTCGAATGCCTACCGCTGCAGCGACGGCTATGTGCTGATCGCCGGCAACGGTGACAGCATCTTCAAGCGGCTGATGGAGGCTATCGGCCGCACGGACCTGGGCAACGCTGCAGATCTGGCCAACAACGCCGGCCGCGTGGTGCGCGTGAACGAGATCGATGCGGCGATCGAGCAATGGTCGCTGACCCGCAGCGTCGACGAGGTGCTGGCCCTGCTGGGTGCGGCGCGCGTGCCGGCCGGCAAGGTCTACACGGCCAAGGACATTCATGAGGACCCGCACTACCGCGCCCGCGACATGATCGTGCCGCAGCAGACCCGCGACGGCTACACGGTGGACGTGCCCGGCGTCGTGCCCAAGCTCTCGGCCACGCCGGGCAGCCTGCGCACCTCGGCGCCGCACCTGGGCGACGACACCGACGCGGTGCTGCGCGAGATGGGCCTCACGGCCGAACAGATCGCGCTGCTGCGCAGCAAGGGAGTGGTGGCGTGAGGCCTGCTTGGAGGGTACTGGTCGATGCCCCGCGCCGACCGTCAAGGCTTTTGCAAAGCCAGGGCGAGAATCCGTCCCCGTGACTTGCTACGGTTGGTGGCGGCGCAGGCCCAGCCCCACCAGCCGCCGGGCTTCAGTGCGGGGGTCGAGCCGGCCTGTGGCCGGCTCGACTGCCTTGCGGTGCTCGCGACTCGGGGCGGGCGCAGAACTCACTACGCTCGCTTTGCTCGCTGCGTTCAGACAACCGCGCCCAGTCAGTTTTTTGATCCGCCCGCTGACGCGGACTGCCCCGAGCCGCTCCGCTCCTCAGCCCCGCACAGGCGCCCGGCTGCTGGCGGGGCTGTGCCTGCGCGGAGGCACTGCGGCGACTCACGCAAACGCGAGGCCGAAGGCGAGCCGGCATATTTGCGGCGCCCCTTGGGTACTACGAGCCCCTTCCGGTGCTCACAAGCTGAGGGGCCTTTCACGCAAACTCGGCCCGGCCCAAGGCCTCAAACAGTGCGTGAACGTCGCGAGATACCGCTCCGACCACCGACTACTGCTGTAGAAAATCGTCGATTGTTTGATGGTTTTTTCACTTTTCGCAGTGGTGTTGTCGGCATGGACAATTTCCTCTCCGCGAAATATGAAATTGCAAACTTGCCAGCCAACGTAGCCGCCATAGCTACTCTTAGTATCGCTGACTACTTTGGGATACAAACATCCTAATCGCCGCTATTTTATGAAGCCACACAAAATGGCTGACTCTCCAAAAGAGGCACAAGCCTCTCTCTAATTCTTAATGATCTATCGATATCGAATGCTCCGGTCAATCTGTTTTTGCGATGTAACTGTGCTCTGCACTGCCCCTCTGCCTGGTTATATGAGAAGCGCAATTCATAGTCAGATTCACCCTTCGGAGTGAACGAGACCATCATCTGACAAGTCGTCACTAATCCGTATGTTCCAGATGCGTAGCCAGAATGGAATGCAATCTCCTTATCCTCTTTAACTGGTAGAGAAGCCAGCTTGCCGTCCTTAATATAGTCGCCTGGAATCTTTACGGGATTTGAGCAATTATCGCCATCCTCGAAGATTCTAAGAATGCTCATCGAGCTAGAGATGGATAGAGTGGGGGACTTTGAGGTTGTCGGTGGCACATATGTGTTGACACACCCAGACATTGTTGCGCAAAGAAATAAAATGATGATTTTTAGCATCGACCATCCGCCTAAGAATTGGGGCTTTAACGTGTAAGGCACCTAGTATTCCATAGGTTCCAGACGGCCCGGTACCGGGTTATCGAAGGGGCGTCGCGCTATTTCGTATGTGAAACACCCATTGCCAGCGGTCCCGGCTGGTTACACACCACGTTGAAGCAAAAGAAAGTGAGACCGCCGCCGGGACGTAATCCCGGCTCTCCGCAGTCACAACCAGCGAGGGAAGCGGTCAGTCAGCCAACCACCCCAGCCCGCTCCAGCATCGCATGCAACAACACATTGCACCCCGCCGTGATGTGCTCCGGCTTCGCGTCCTCGATCTCGTTGTGGCTGATGCCGTCTTTGCAGGGAATGAAAATCATGCCGGCCGGGGCGAGCTTGGCCATATAGACGGCGTCATGCCCGGCGCCTGATACGGCGGGCATGTTCGAGTAGCCCAGCTTCTTTGCCGCGCGCCCCACCGCCTCGACGCAATCCGGATGGAACGGCTGCGCAGGGTAGTGCGACACCAGCTCGATCGTGATGGGCAGGCCGCTCTCGGCGCTGATGCGGGCAGCGGTGGCGCGGATGTCGGCGTCCATCGCCTCGACCAGTTCGTCGGTGTTGTTGCGCAGGTCTATGCTGAATTTGACCTGGCCGGGAATGACATTGCGGCTGTTCGGATGCACATGGACCATGCCCACCGTCCCACGACCATGGGGCGGATGGCGATGGGCAACGGCCACCACCTCCTGCATCAGCTTGGCGGCGATCTGCAGTGCGTCCTTGCGCAGGGCCATCGGCGTGGGACCGGCATGCGCCTCCATGCCGGTGACCACGCAG
It contains:
- a CDS encoding CoA transferase, translating into MNSPSLLPPGALQGVRVIEMGQLIAGPFAGKTLGDFGADVVKIEAPGAGDPLRNWRLLKNGTSVWWQVSSRNKRSLALDLRTTEGQDIARQLIAEADVLIENFRPGTLEAWGMGWEQLSALNPGLVMLRISGYGQTGPYRDLPGFGAIGEAMGGLRHLTGEPGRVPVRVGVSIGDTLAALHGVIGVLTALYHRKVNGGQGQVIDVALHEAVFNVMESLIPEYSAFGAVREAAGSALPGIAPSNAYRCSDGYVLIAGNGDSIFKRLMEAIGRTDLGNAADLANNAGRVVRVNEIDAAIEQWSLTRSVDEVLALLGAARVPAGKVYTAKDIHEDPHYRARDMIVPQQTRDGYTVDVPGVVPKLSATPGSLRTSAPHLGDDTDAVLREMGLTAEQIALLRSKGVVA